The nucleotide sequence TGCGGATCGCATCGTGCAGGAATGTGGCGCGGGCCTGGTGCAGCTGCGTCGCCATCACGGCATGCTGTCGTTCGCCGCCCCACCCATGCGACGCACGGGCGATCTGGACGAGGCTTATCTGACGCAGATCGTCGCCGCATTCGGCATTGCTCGCGACCAGGTGCTCGCCCACCAATGGGTTGACAACGGTCCCGGATGGGCGGTCGTGCAACTGGCCACCGCCCAAGAGGTGCTCGACCTTGAACCTGACTTCTCACAGATGTCCGCTGCCATGGTGGGGGCGATCGGCGCCTACCCGTCGGGTTCGGAGCACGCGTTTGAGTTGCGCACCTTCGCTCCCGGGGTCGGGGTCGCCGAAGATCCGGTGTGCGGCAGCATGAACGCCGGCGTCGCCCAGTGGCTGACCAGCACGGGCACCGCGCCGCTGAGCTACACAGTCTCCCAAGGGGCGCGTCTGGCCAGAGCCGGAGAAATATCGATAACCACCGATCCCGACGGTGTCGTTTGGGTCAGCGGGGCCACGAGAACCTGCTTCAAAGGCACCGCCCTGTTCTAGCAACGCCGCACCGCTACCGGCGCTACCCGTTGTAGCCCGTCGAAGAGGGGCTCGCACCGACCGTGGACCAGGTCATCGGGTCCGGCCCCTGGCCGCAACCCGGCAGCGCGCAAGAGAGGACGCGGGAAAAAACGGAAAAAGTGAGGGATCGAAAGCCGTAGCCTCTGTGGTCCCTCGAAAAAGCCGCATGAAAGCGGGGTCCGCGCCCTCCCCATGATCGAACCGCATGCCGGCAATCACCGCAAGTTGCGCACCTGCACGAGCGAAACCAGGCCCATCTGGTGCCGCAGCGTCCTGGGCGGAAGCAGCCGAAAGCCGTGCACACCCGGCCGGCCCGTGGCGACCTGGACGATCTTGCGCGCGATGCGGAAATCCACGTCCTTGAGCACTCCCCGATCCGTTGTCGTCTCCAGCAGTGCCGATAGGCCGGAAACCGCAAAGGGATTCGTGACATCGAGCATCACGTTGGTGGCCTCGACGAGCTGGCGCGCCCGTTCCTCGGCCGGCATTCCCGACAGGGCCGATCCGGTCGCGTCCAGGCGCGTCGTGATGCGACCGACGAGGCGACGCAGCCGATGAGGCGCCAGCGCCATCGTCCCGGCATGGGTGACGGACATCCCGAGACAGTCGATCCGGTTGCGGCCGCGGTAGGCCGGATCGGAGGCGCACGGTTGGCCGGTCGCGCTCAGGGTGGTGCGAAGCTCTTTGGCGAGCTTGCGTTTGACGCCCAACTCGTCAAGCAGCGCATCGATTCGCGCATCCGCCTCGTGCAGCGCCGCGAGGTCAGGATGAGCGATGAGGAAGTCATCGTTGTACCGCGCGTAAAAGATGCC is from Mycobacterium marinum and encodes:
- a CDS encoding PhzF family phenazine biosynthesis protein yields the protein MARSYDFAQVDVFSATPYMGNPVAVVLDASGLDDETMQRVARWTNLSETTFVLPPEDPNAHYKLRIFTPGGELAFAGHPTLGSAHAWLEHRESPGCADRIVQECGAGLVQLRRHHGMLSFAAPPMRRTGDLDEAYLTQIVAAFGIARDQVLAHQWVDNGPGWAVVQLATAQEVLDLEPDFSQMSAAMVGAIGAYPSGSEHAFELRTFAPGVGVAEDPVCGSMNAGVAQWLTSTGTAPLSYTVSQGARLARAGEISITTDPDGVVWVSGATRTCFKGTALF